The stretch of DNA ttAAAATCTTGGGCCAAGGGGGTGTGCACCTAGTACTAAGGTGCAGCCCAAgtaaaaacataaagaaaaaaggCGCAAAAGGTTGGCCAGGTGGGTTTTGAGGATGATTCGGGTCAGACTGGATCCAACCATGAACACAACAAAACCTGGTTTTTTATACTCTAGAatcacctctctctctctctctctctctctctctctctctctctctatctctctcttgtCGTTCAAcccacgttctttctttcttttttcattcaAGCAAGAACCAAAATAAAACGCAGAGAAAGAAATCTTGGGAGGACGCAACAGAATAATTCAACAACACAGACTCTCTAAAATATCACATGCAACTTAAAGACAATcaacaaaaaacacaccaaacaacACAATACAATTTTAGCGTGAAAAAACCTCTGCTAGTTAGGAGTAAAAAGCCACGGGACACGTAGGCCACTTAAAATATCCACTGTAATCAATAATAGGTACAAGTAAGGTTCTCTCTAACACTAGTTATAGGCATACGTAAACATCATCAAGATCTATAATCAATCTTGGAATGCAACAAAAATAAAGAGAGACAAAACAACCCAAAAACGCTAAGAAATTCTAACCTCAAAGATCGACTTTACATACTGACTTACAAAGCTCATAATTCAATCTCCACCATTTAGAATTTGCTCCCATGACTCATGAACAATTAGCCAAAATTTCAGGATGATCCGACCGTTGGATTTTGCATAAGCTCCGATTTTTTAGAACTACTCTGTGCTGAAATGGGACTGCGGGATTAGTGTTTTCTTTCTAGCTTTTCTTGTTGTTTCTCTCACACACATATGAGTCACTAATTATCTTTGTTGGATAATAACAAAGGCTTACACACATATGAGTCACTAACCCACATCCAATTGGGCCTCTCCAAATAGGAGGGATAGCCCAACAAACTCCTCCGAACGACTAGTTGAAGGGCAACACCAATCCAGCTACCGTGCGACAAAACTAAAACTTTCTCCTAGGCAACACCTTCATCTACATATCTGAACCATTGTCATTGGTATGAATCTTCTCAAGCTCCACTAAATTGGAATCTAATGCATCACAAATCCAATGATAATGAACATCAATATGATTCGACCTCGAGTGAAAGAAGGAATTCTTCGATAAGTGAATGAAACTTTGATTATCACAAAACAAGACATACTTTCTTATTTCACACCAAGTTCCATTGCAAATTTCGTCAACTATAAAAACTCTTTTGATGCTTCCACGGAGGCTATAAACTAGGCTTTGGTAGTAGAGAGTAAAAAACACTTTTGCAACTTTGATTGCCAAGCCACGACTCCCCCGACAAAAGTCACCATGTATCCCAAAGTAGATTTTTGGTCATCCAAGCTTCCggccaaataaaaaaatatatatccaaCCAACATAGGCTTATTGCATCCAAAAGTTAGTCTCAAATTTAAAGTTCCACGCAAACATCTCATCACCAACTTCACGGCCTCCCAATGATATTTTCCCGGATTAGAGAGACAACGACTCACCATTCCCACGGCATGAGCAATATCGGGTCTTGTATAAACCATACCGTACATCAAAATACtaattgttctggactgggccgagcaggcccaactctTCCttctagccgagcaggcccaaagcGTTTGGGCCCATTTACTTGGTAGCCGTTACGGATTGCCCAAgcacgaagaccacgcgtcacgctaCAGCGAAGGATCCGGTCAACCTCTTCCGAATCCTGCGCCACGCTCATCCAGGACGTGGGTCACCTGCTAACTCAGCCCTAACACAAGggtgttctggcagtttcctagcacgtgggcctccaactggatttggcccaattaggaaaccttggcccagcgctgggggctataaataccctctttcactagagggtcaggtatcatATTCTTCACTCTCTAAAccttcattctctgatagctactgactttagcatcggaggaccttgcaggtaccccccatcttgctcttcaagctAGATTTTGCCGCCTTGACGATTCTCCTGATccggtaagatcagtggcgccgtctgtgggaagcttgctcccccttctttaacaaacaaagatcaaagctaatccattcacaatcgtcatggctgacaacaacaacaacatcccaaaccCTGATCCCTTCCAACTGCAACAGCTGATCGAGGATTCTGTCCGCGAGGGGACAAATTATCATCGGCGGGAAGGACAGCATCATACCTCTGCCATACAGAGAAGGCCGAGGCATGAGACCTCACAAACCAGGAGGCAGCAAATCCAGAGCCTTCAACAAGTTCAGAACGTCGAACAAGTTCCACCCGAGGGACATGTTCAGAACGGGGAGGACGAGCAGTCTCAACCCCAGAATGGACCAGAGCGGGCCCAGAACATGAACGAAACTGACGCCAGGGACGGACATGTTGCCTCCTCGTTCACCCATACCTCCGACAGGCGAAGGGTTCATCATGAAGACAACCAAGAGGAGCAGGTCAACATTCCCGAGGACGCGGACCCCACAGCCATTCTCCTACTCAAAGAACTGCAGAAGACCAACCGTCTCATCCGCCTTCAGGGTGACCGCATCCACGAGCTAGAAAGGAAACGACGATATTGTTCCCCCCGCGGAGGCATTATCGATCGCGTTCCTactcctcctcgcgctcaccacCGAGGAGACATCGCAGACGCTCCCCGTCCTCTTCCCGCTCGCCGCCCAGGAGGAACCGTCGCCAGAGGtcatattcccgctctccaccCCGAAAGAGCAGGAAAAATCAGAGACCTGAAACCACTGAAGCTAGGAGCCTCTCACCCGAGCAGGACCGCCAAGGCTCCTTCAAGGCTGGGTTGAAACCCCGCGAGCATTCTCCTCCAAAGGACAACCGCAAAAATTCGGGTAAAACACAGGCTAAGCCCAGGCGAGGCAGACACTCGACCTCCCCTGGACCAAGCGACGAGGAAGATTTCCGCAGTCCCTTGTCCGAGAATATCCGAAGAGTCCGTCTTCCACaggggatggaaaaaccacccgtcTTGGACCAATACGATGGAACCACTGATCCCGAtgaccatattcggagcatcgaagctgtcatggactatcacgtcgtccggggatccatcaaatgccgcatctttccgaccaccctcaggaaaggAGCGATGACATGGTACAGGAACCTTCCTCCcaactccatccattcctggaccgagTTCAAAGAGCTCTTTCTGAGCCATTTCACAGCATCCCGTCGACAACCGAAATCAGAGGCGAACCTCGAAGCAGTAATCCAAGGAACCAATGAACCTCTTCgagactacctcgacaggttcaataAAGAAGCCGTCCAAGTACAGACGACCTTTTACATGAAGAGGTACCTCCTGGAGCGAGGGCTTCTCCCCGGAAGTGATTTCAATAAGGCCATCAAAATCGAGAAGGTGCACaccatgaacgccctcctccACAAAGCTCAAGCCTTCATCGCTTTCGAAGAAGGAGAGGCTGCTGCCATCAAAGCCTCGCGAGGCAATGATGCCGCTCGTAGTTCGAACTACGAAAACTCAGGTTCAAGACGGGGACATGAAAAAAGGAAAGATGACAGGTCCCACGACGCCAAGAGCGCCGAGGACCAGCTGGTCGCTTCAACGACTACACCCCTCTGAATGCTTCACGGGAGAAAATCTTGGCCGAATGCAAAAGCACCGACTTCAAGAATTCcagcatcaggcccccgaagtcaaaccCTGCAAGGCCAGGAACTGACAAATCTAAGTACTacaagtaccacaagagtcacgggcatctAACTGAGGAATGCATTCATCTTAAGGATGCCATTGAGACACTGATCAAGGAAGGACGCCTTTCGAAATACACAAAGAAAGGGGAAGCTTCCCGGAGGGACGACCAACGAAACTCTGACGAGGGCAACTCACCGGATAATAGGCCTCTGCAAATAGCCCTGTCCGTCACCCGTCCTGAAGTCTTCATGCCTTCGGTCGGAATAACTACCGCATTTAGCGAGTGGGAAAGATTCCCGACCGCCATGGTCGTCTCAAATGGCGGGGATCCCGGTTCTCTCACCATCAGCTCAGTaaagagaaagttcgatgagtTGCTCAACGCCAACGCAGACCTCGGCCCTACTCTAAGGaagttcagaggaaaatcataGCCAATCACCTTCTACTTGGAAGAGCTGCCCGGCGGAGCCCTGAACACCACAATTCCCCTACTCGTCCGGGCTAGAATGGTAAACTTTAACGTCCGACGAGTCCTAGTcgacgaaggcagctcggtcgacatcatgtactctcacctcttccggacactccagctggacgactcacacctTACTCCTTATGTGGGTTCTGACCTCCAAGGCTTCGACGGAGCCACAACCAAACcttggggttacgtcgagctgatagtcaccttcggggaaggggaagccTCCAGACAAGTAAAAACcagattcttggtgatcgactgcaagacCCTATACAACTGCATTATCGGACGCCCCACTCTGGCTGAGCTCACCGCCGTGCCCTCGACTGTGCACCTCAAGATGAAATTCTACACGAGAacaggacgagtggccaccatcaacgccgacattgaagcCGCCAGAAGAATCTTCGACGCCTCCGTGAAGGGGCTGCAACTGATCGCTCCCCCATCTAGCTCCAACAAGAAGTCAAGGGCCAAAGACAAGCATCCTCGCGAAGATCAACATCAGAcgaccaacgtcagctcagtcgaccttgaCGCACGCTTTACAGAAGAAGAGCTGAAGAAAGGCGAAGAGGCGCGACCAAAGGCAGCTCACCCCGTCCGACCTGTCCCGGACGGGGACTTCGAGCTTGTCCCActgggcgacaaccccgacaaagcggtGAAGATCGGTAAGGGCATCCCAGACCTCCCGAGAAAGCAGCTCGTGGCTTGCCTTCGAGCCAACGCCGACCTGTTTGCTTGGAGCGTagcggaaatgcccggactcgaccctgaggtcgcctgccaccatctctccattgatccagccgcgaaggcagtagttcaacataggcgtcggcagtctcccgagaaagcggaggctgccgagaaagctgtaaaagacctcttagaggcaaattttatttccgaggccaaatattcaacttggctctcaaacgttgtactagttaaaaaatctaatggaaaatggagaatgtgcgttgattacactgatgttaaccgggcatgcctCAAAGATGCTTATCCGTTACCTAACATTGataggctggtcgacaactcggccgactATAAATTATTGTCTttcatggatgcttattcaggttacaaccagatccccatggcgaggagcgacaaACAGTGCATGGcgttcatgaccgaatcgggcaactattactacaacgtaatgcccttcggactcaaaaacgccggagccacgtactaacggatgatgaacaaagtgttccgaggagagatcggcgatactctcgaggtatacatggacgacatgatcgtcaaatctcgagaagactccgatCGCACCACCCATCTCGAGCGGGTATTCGAGCAGGCAAGATCCTGCAAGATGTGCTTCAACCCGGAAAAATGCACCTTCGGCGTCcgagcaggcaaattcctcggtttctatttgaccgaacgaggaatagaagccaacccggacaaatgccgagcattctcggaaCTCCCCACTCCGAACaacaaaaaatccatccaagtcctAAACGGGATGCTCACGACACTATCCCGTttcgtcgcaaaatccgcccAACACGCTCTTCCATTCTTTAAGTTATTACGAAAAGAAGCGACctttgaatggtccgaggagtgcgagcAAGCACTATCACACCTCAAGCAAGTACTCTCCAAACCACCCGTCCTCTCTCAACCCGATGATGACGAACCGTTATATCTCtacctggccgtctcaaacgaGGCAGTCAGCGCGGCCTTGATCCGAGAGATTGATGACGGGCAGAAACCCGTATActtcaccagcaaagccctacaaggacccgaggtgcgataccagcagatcgagaaagtcgccctGGCCCTAGTGACAGCAGCCAGAAGGCTGagatactacttcctcgcccataccATCATCGTTCGAATAGATCAGCCTATcaagcaactcctcagccgaccagacatggccgggagaatgctaagGTGGTCCCTCGAACTTTCCGAATTCGACGTACAGTACGAAAGCAGGAGGGCACTGAAGGCTCAGGCGCTGGCAGATTTCGTAGCTGAGATGACCTCTATCGCCAACTCCCCGTCCCCCGCtgagaataagtggaccatctacgtagatggcgcctcaagcaaCTCGGGGAGCGGGGCCGGCATTATCTTAGAAAGCGACGAGGGActcatcatcgaagtatccttggtTCTGTCTttcaacacgtcgaacaaccaggccgaatacgaaGCTCTCCTAGCGGGTCTACGGCTCGCCGAGGACGTGGGCGCGCGGGAGGTTAAAATCTACACCaactcccaactcgtcgcatcccatatcagcggcgattaccaagccaaaaacgacgtactcgccgagtacctcacgctcgtcaaagataagatgaaaaaattcaCAAAGGCAGAAGTCGAGCACATCCCCTGAGAACACAACTCACGGGCCGACGTCTTATCCAAACTCgcgagcacaagaaagaaaggcGGAAACAAGTCAGTGATCCAGGAAATCCTATCAAGACCAAGCATAGACAAGGGCGCACAACCCCTACCAGTGCTCACCATCGGCGACGACAactgctggatgaccccagtgTATAATTTTCTCACGAAGGACGAAATCCCAACCGACGCAAAAGAGGCTTCAGCAATCAAAagacgagcctgctcgtacaccaTCGTCGAGAACAAACTATACCGAAGAGGTTTCTCCATTCCTCTCCTCAAATGTGTCGACGCCTCGCAAGCGCTCGAGATTCTCCAAGAGCTTCACGAGGGGATTAGTGGTCAACACCTCGGCGACCGGTCACTCGCGAGAAAGGCCCTCAGGGCCGGGTAttactggccgaccatgcagcaggacgcAAGGGAGCACGTCcagaaatgcgacaaatgtcagCGCCACGCCGACATGCACTTAGCTCCCCCGAACGAGCTTAAATCTTTATCCTCACCCTGGCCCTTCTCCacatggggaatggacctcctcggaccctTCCCGGTCGGTTCATACCAAAATAAATACTTGGTAGTCGctgtcgactacttcaccaaatggataaaagccgaagcgctcgccaagatcacgtcccaaaacgtgctccgtttttataaacggaacatactcgctcggttcgggaTGCTGCAGGCGATTataaccgacaacggcacccaattCACCGACAGAAAGTTCCAAGAGTTCGTAGCCAAACTCGGAATGAAACAGCACTTCACTTCGGTCGAACACCCCCAAACGAATGGGCAAGCTGAAGCTGCCAACCGGGTAATCCTCCGAGGACTGAAGAGAAGGTTGGGCGAGGCAaagaaagcttgggtcgaagaactacacaGTGTACTTTGGGCGTACAGAACGACCCCCCATACACGCACAGGCGAAACACCGTTCAggttaacctacggcaccgaagccgtgatcccagTGGAAATCCGAGAGCCATCTCGTCGGACCGAGTCGCCTCTCGAGGAAGAGATCAACGACGAAGCTATGAGGGAAGAAatcgacatggtcgaggaaatccgagcaggatcttccctccgagaagcatAGTTGAAACAACAGATAGCTTTACGCCACAACGccaaagttatcaagcgcgaattcgaagttggtgccctagtgctccgcagaaacatgaaagactctcgcgagggcaaactagccccgaactgggaaggcccatatCGAGTTCACGATAAAACCGAAAATGGCGCCTATTAtctcgagaaccttctcggcgaaaaacttgctcggccttggaacgctgaaaaactcagacgctattacAGTTAGGTACAACCTAACGCTCCCCGGCCGCTCGTACTGAACACGAGGGGAAACTGGACACGGACTCACGTCATGGTACAGACGCGAGTGCTCCACGACAGCAATAGTTGGAACTCCCTACCAGAAGGCAAGACCAACTACACGGCGGGCCTTACGACTAGATCCACCGCAgcagtacctgcacggcagaaccccagctcgcgatgggaccgttcacgccgcgagcacttggCCCCAACCGTGGCCTCGTGCCCGCtaatagcgcacacctgctctgcgcaacCGGACCGTACACCACACGCCCGGGCAATAAACCTCGGTCGAGCACAAAAAATAAACAAGACGAAACAAGACAAAATGAACATTGAATCAAAGCATGAAATGCGAAATAGAATTAAAAACCGACCAAACTGGCcggagatatccaaatattacaaaggTTACGGGCACGCAGACCCCAAAAAATTATTCGGGCATCGCCCAACTAACTACTTGGGCACGTAGGCCACAAATGCACCGGCGCGCAGgccagaaaaggaaaagaaactgatCAAACGTCGCCGTCTTCTTCCTCGGCACCATTGTCTTCACCCGGAACATCCTGCTCGTCTTCCCAGTCCTCAAACTCGGGATTTGACTCGATCCGCCCATCCACGACTTTGCTGTAAGGACCAATTCCCTTCGTCACCAAGCGCGGGTTGAGAACTTTCAGTTGATCCACCGCGGCCCTGAATCCAACCCCCAAGGTAGCAACGCAGTCGACCTCCAGCTCCCTCACCTTGCCCAGAAGCTGAGAGCGAGTCACCAAAACCTTCTCGTCTTCATCTTCCTCGGCGGCAGGGAGGTGAGACTTCTCCAGTTCGGCAACCCGATCACGCAGCCTTTTCTCCTCGACTTCCAAGGCCATGACTCTGTCCTGCGCCTTGCAGAGGTCTTCAACAATGCCGTTTTGGATCTCATACTTGTCCTTATAATTCTCAAACTCGTGCTCCAGCTTGTCATATTTGGTCTGCAGAGCATCGTAATCCTTCTGAGGACAGACCCTTTGAGCATTGAGGGCCAAGGCCAAGGCGGTCACCCTCATCATCCCCTCGAGATCCTCAGACAAGTCCTTGTCCCGAGACACCCTGTCCCGCCTGACTATGTGCCTAACCTCCTCGCGCTCGAGCAGCACATTCTTCTTCGAGAAGAGTCCCCTGTGCAAAGTACAAGAGGGCAGCACTATATTGTCATCAGAGGGGTTTTCGTTGATGAGAGGACGAACTTCTGGAGTCCCTtcgttcttttgttttttccCGGCCGGGGAATCACCGGAAGTCGTCCCAACCGACGAAGGGGAGCCACCATCACGAGCGCCCGCAGCAGCCGCCTTGACTTCCTTGACCCGTGTCCGCTTCACGGCCACCTTAGTAGCCGCTTTGTTCTTTGCTCTCATCTTCACGACTTTGTCATGCAAGTCGGCCATTTGCCCTGCAAAACAAAAGGAGTTAGTACCGGAGAGGTATTATTCAAACATGAAATAATTTCCTCACCAAGCAAGATCGTCGCATCCCCGTAACCCCCGCACCCGAGGATAGCTTTGGTGTTGATATATCGAGGCTCCAGCATGGGACCCCCGTCCTCGTCGAAAAAGGGATCCCCGTTGCGGTAGATGCATACCGCCGGCCTAAACCCATCTACGAAGGAGGCGAGCCGTTGATACCCCGCCGTGTCACGCTCGTTAAGATCCTCATCTCGGAAAATATAGTACTCAGTCCCATGCTCGAAGTGATCATATTGCCACTCCAACGGGAATCGAGCAGCGGGACCCACCTTTTTCACTCCGTCCTGAGTATACTCTCGGATTTCGAACAAATGATCCTCGGCCTCAAGAGTGAGAGGTTTAACCATAAAGTATCGACCCTTGAAATGCTTGATGGAGTTCTGGTaaatggcgaacagcttcttcggctgcttgAAGGACACCCAACTCCATTTGCCATCCGAGTCACGCAACCTCTGCAGATGAAACACTCTGAAAAATAGGGGCAGAGTTGCCTCGACCTCCAAAAATCCGT from Vicia villosa cultivar HV-30 ecotype Madison, WI unplaced genomic scaffold, Vvil1.0 ctg.002220F_1_1, whole genome shotgun sequence encodes:
- the LOC131638195 gene encoding uncharacterized protein LOC131638195, translating into MTWYRNLPPNSIHSWTEFKELFLSHFTASRRQPKSEANLEAVIQGTNEPLRDYLDRFNKEAVQVQTTFYMKRYLLERGLLPGSDFNKAIKIEKVHTMNALLHKAQAFIAFEEGEAAAIKASRGNDAARSSNYENSGSRRGHEKRKDDSIRPPKSNPARPGTDKSKYYKYHKSHGHLTEECIHLKDAIETLIKEGRLSKYTKKGEASRRDDQRNSDEGNSPDNRPLQIALSVTRPEVFMPSVGITTAFSEWERFPTAMVVSNGGDPGSLTISSVKRKFDELLNANADLGPTLRKFRGKS